Part of the Pseudomonas sp. M30-35 genome is shown below.
AAGTGCGCAATGGCGACCGCTTGTTTGTGAACGAAGAGCGTGCGATCGACTCGACATTCATGCCGAGCGAGCCTGCTGGCGAAGTCAAAGGCTTGATTATCGATGTACCTCGCGGCGTCAATCAGATTGGTCAGTTTGATGTAGTGACCATCAACAAGGGTTCGCGTGAAGGTCTGGTTGTGGGCAACGTGTTGGCCGTCTACAAGACCGGTGAGACCGTACGGGATCGCGTGACCGGTGACTCAATCAAGATTCCAGACGAAAGAGCGGGTTTGATGATGGTGTTCCGCACCTATAACAAGCTCAGCTATGGTTTGATTCTGCATGCCAACCGCAACTTGGCTGTGCTCGACAAGGTGCGTAACCCGTAACTCTCGAAAGCCCAGCAACAGCTGGGCTTTTAAGTCATACGCCGGCGCATTCCAGCGGCGTATGACGCGACCGATCAAGGATGATCAGTATGTCGCAACATCTCAGCAAAACCGCTGCACCTTCCCCTGCCGAGACTGAAGCTCGGATCCGCTTGCATTGCTTGCCTGAACTCGGCCCCAAGCGTTTCAAAAAACTCCTCAGCGCCTTCGACTCGGCCTCTTCTGCGCTAAGTGCGCCCGCCTCTGCCTGGAGAACACTTGGGTTGCCCGCTGCTTGTAGCGATGCTCGGCGCAGCAGCGAGGTACGCGAGCAGGCCAATACGACCTTGCAATGGCTGGAGGACCCGGACAACCAGTTGTTGATGTGGGATTCAGACCGCTATCCGGCGCTGTTGGCTGAGCTTAGCGATGCACCACCGCTGTTGTTTATTCGCGGTGATGCCAGCTTGCTTGAGTTGCCACAACTGGCCATGGTTGGTAGCCGCCGCGCTTCAGCTCCCGGTTTAGATACCGCGCACAGCTTTGCCAAGAGCCTGGCGGCTGGCGGTTTTGTGATCACCAGTGGCTTGGCTTTGGGTATTGATGGCGCCGCGCATCAGGGCGCCTTGGATGCTCAGGGTAAAACGGTTGCGGTGCTCGGAACCGGTTTGCAGCACATGTACCCTGCCCGCCACCGCAGATTAGCAGCCGATATTGTTACCAACGGCGGCGCGCTGGTGTCTGAGCTACCGCTGAACAGCCCGGCGCATGCGAGTAATTTCCCCAGGCGAAATCGCATAATCAGTGGCTTATCCTTGGGTGTGCTGGTGGTCGAGGCCAGTCCGTCGAGCGGTTCGTTGATCACTGCGCGCCTGGCCGCCGAGCAAGGCCGTGAGGTGTATGCGATTCCGGGTTCAATTCATCATCCGGGTGCACGGGGCTGTCATCAGTTGATTCGCGATGGCGCCTCTTTGGTCGAGAGCATCGAGCATATTCTTGAAGCTCTACGCGGTTGGCAGCAAATCTCTTCAAGTGCTGAGTGCCCTGCTCCAGCCAGGCACCCGTTGCTTGATCTGTTATTCGCAGCGCCGCAAAGCACTGAAGTTTTGGTGCTTTCCAGCGGGTGGCCTTTATCTGATGTGCTGGCGGCGTTAACTGAGTTTGAGCTCGAAGGCCGTGTGAGTTGTGAGGCGGGCCGTTGGTATGCGCGCTAGTCAATTGTTCCGGGGCTTAGATACACTGCGTTGCATGGGTTCAATGGAGCACGATTGATGGTCAATAGCTGGCAAGTACAACAAGCCGCGCGGGTGGTGATGCAAGGGGGGGTAATTGCCTATCCGACTGAGGCAGTCTGGGGGCTGGGCTGCGATCCGTGGGATGAACTGGCAGTTGAGCGTTTGCTGGCGCTAAAAAATCGGCCGATGCACAAAGGCCTGATTTTGGTTGCGGACAATATTCACCAGTTTGACTTTCTTATCGAAGACTTGCCGGACATCTGGCAAGACCGCTTGGCCAGTATGTGGCCGGGACCTACTACGTGGCTGGTGCCGCATCAGGATCGTTTGCCTGAATGGATTACCGGCCAGCACAACAGCGTTGCCTTGCGCGTCAGTGATCATCCATTAGTGCGTGAGTTATGCGCCCTCACCGGCCCGCTGGTTTCGACCTCCGCCAATCCTGCGGGTCGTCCTGCGGCGCGCAGTCGTTTGCGTATCGAGCAGTACTTTCCACGCCAGCTCGACAAGGTCTTGAATGGTGTTTTGGGTGGACGCAAGAACCCGAGCCTGATTCGCGACTTGATCAGTGGCGACGTAGTGCGGCCCTCCTAAGCAGCGCTGCTTACGCTCACACCAGTCACTCACCTGTGTGAGCGACTGGTGTTTGGCACATTACGGCAACAGAATCGTCGAGCCTGTGGTCTGGCGTGCGCTGAGGGCAATTTGCGCCTGCGCGGCTTCAGCCAGAGGATACCGCTGACTGATCTCAACATGCAGCTTGCCACTGCTGATCATGCCGAATAGCTCGTCAGCCATTGCTTGCAGGCGTTCAGGGGTGTCGGCGTAGCTGGCCAGGGTTGGTCGAGTGACGTACAGCGCGCCTTTCTGCGCCAGAATCCCCAAGTTAACCCCGCTCACCGCACCAGAGGCATTGCCAAAGCTGACCAGCAAGCCGCGCGGGGCTACGCAATCCAGTGATGTTGACCAGGTGTCTTTGCCGACGCCGTCATAAACCACCGGGCATTTCTTGCCATCAGTCAGTTCAAGCACGCGCTCAGCGACATTTTCATGGCTGTAGTCAATGGTCGCCCAAGCGCCCTGCTGCATCGCCCGCTCGGCTTTTTCAGCGGTGCTGACCGTGCCAATAAGCTTGACGTCGAGCGCTTTGGCCCACTGGCAAGCGAATGAGCCAACGCCGCCGGCAGCGGCATGAAAGAGTACGGTTTCGCCGCCTTGCAATTCAAAGGTCTGACGCAGCAGGTATTGCACGGTGAGGCCTTTGAGCATGACGGCTGCAGCTTGTTCAAAGCTGATCGCGTCTGGCAGTTTCACCAGTTTGCTGGCTGGCAACACATGCAATTGACTGTATGCACCCAGTGGTCCGGTCGCGTATGCGACGCGGTCGCCGACTTGAAATTGGCTGACGCCCGCGCCGACAGCCTCAACAATCCCAGCACCTTCAGTGCCCAGGCCCGATGGCAGACCGGGTGGCTGATAAAGGCCGCTACGGAAGTAAGTGTCGATGAAGTTAAGACCAATGGCTTGGTTCTGCACACGAACTTCACCGGCGCCAGGCGCTGCTGGTTGGTGGTCAACGAACTCAAGTACTTCAGGGCCACCGTGGCTGCTAAATTGAATGCGCTTGGTCATTGCAGGCTCCGTAATCAGGGTCATTAGTGACCTAATGATGCACCTGACAAATTTTTTTGGCACCCATTGCCGGACATCTATCGTCGAATTGACTCGAGTCAACTGCGATCACCGGGGTGCAAATGGTATGCTGAGCGCCGATTTCGTCGCACAACTAAAGCCGTGCGGCTTAACCTGCTTCCCAAGGTGGCACCGTGAGTGATCGTACAGAGGCCGTAAAAGCCTATTTGCTAGACCTGCAAGACCGTATTTGCACAGCGTTGCAGGCCGAAGATGGCAGCAGCCAATTCATCGAAGACGCCTGGCAGCGTCCGGCGGGTGGCGGTGGACGCACGCGCGTGATCGAGAACGGTGGCCTGATTGAAAAAGGTGGGGTCAACTTCTCTCATGTGTTCGGCACCGGTTTGCCTCCCTCAGCCAGTGCTCACCGTCCTGAACTGGCTGGTCGCGGGTTTGAAGCAATGGGCGTGTCGTTGGTAATTCACCCAACCAACCCTCACGTGCCGACCTCACACGCAAACGTGCGGTTCTTTATCGCCGAGAAAGAAGGCGAAGAAGCGGTCTGGTGGTTTGGTGGCGGCTTTGATTTGACGCCTTATTACGCCAACGAAGAAGACTGTGTGCATTGGCATCGCGTTGCGCAAAAAGCCTGCGAGCCATTCGGCGCCGACGTCTACCCGCGCTACAAGGAGTGGTGTGATCGCTACTTCCACATTAAGCATCGCAACGAGCCCCGCGGCATTGGCGGCCTGTTTTTTGATGACTTGAACGAGTGGGACTTCGACACCAGCTTTGCCTTCTTGCGCGCCATTGGTGATGCCTACCTTGAGGCCTACTTGCCGATTGTGCAGCGCCGCAAAGCGACTGCCTACACCGAGCAGCAGCGCGAGTTCCAAGCGTTCCGCCGCGGGCGCTATGTGGAGTTCAACCTGGTTTATGACCGTGGCACCTTGTTCGGTTTGCAGTCGGGTGGGCGTACTGAGTCGATCCTGATGTCGTTGCCGCCGCACGTGCGTTGGGGCTACGACTGGAAAGCTGAGCCGGGCACCGAAGAGGCACGTCTCACCGACTATTACCTGACCGATCGAGACTGGCTGGCCAAACTTTGAACAGGGTTATCCAGGGGCGCGTAGCAGGTTTACTGGTTGCGTTAGCGCTGCTGGCGGGTTGTTCGACGGCGCCGCCGAAAGATCAAAACAACCTGTGCAATATCTACCGAGAATACCCGGACTGGTACGAAGACTCGCTGGATATGCAGGACGCCTACGGCACGCCGATGAATGTGGCGATGGCGATCATCAAGCAAGAAAGCAGCTTTGTTGAAGACGCCTTGCCGCCACGGGATTATTTGTTGTGGGTCATTCCGTGGGGACGGGTCAGTTCGGCGTACGGTTATGCACAGGCTCAGGACCCGGTTTGGGGCGAGTACAAAGACCAGACAGGCAACGGCGGTTCGCGTGATGATTTTGAAGATGCGATCATGTTTGTCGGTTGGTATACCCACGTCACGCAGCGCACCTTGGGCGTGTCCAAGTGGGATGCTTACAATCAGTACCTGGCTTATCACGAAGGTCGCGGAGGCTATAGTCGCGGCACCTATCGCAGTAAAGCCTGGCTGATGCAGGTTGCGCGCAAGGTCGAGCAGCAAGCAAAGAATTATGGCTGGCAACTGAAGCAATGCCGGAGCGAGTTGGAGAGCAACCGCAGTTGGTGGTAAAGCCACTGCGTGATTGCGGGACGTTAACAGCGGTAGAAGTAAGGATTCCAACATGGACCGTTACGGCGTATTTGGTAACCCAATCGGCCACAGCAAGTCGCCGTTGATCCACAAATTGTTTGCTGAGCAAACCAATCAACAACTGAGCTACGAAGCCCTGCTGGCACCGCTGGATGGCTTCAGTGATTTTGCCCAAGGGTTTTTCAGTGAAGGCAAGGGTGCCAACGTTACTGTGCCATTCAAAGAGCAGGCCTTTGCTCTGGCAGACACCTTGTCTGCGCGTGCACAGCGTGCTGGTGCGGTTAATACCTTAAAAAAACTGTTAGACGGCACGCTGGTAGGTGACAACACCGATGGTGCTGGGCTGGTGCGTGACCTACAGATCAATGCCAGTTTTTTTCTGCGCGGCAAACGCATTCTGGTGCTGGGTGCAGGTGGCGCTGTAAGAGGCATTATTGAGCCCTTTATGGCTGAGCAGCCGAGCAGTGTGGTGATCGCCAATCGTACCGTTGAGAAGGCCGAACAATTGGCCCAGCAGTTTGCCGATTTAGGTCCGGTAGTGGCCAGCGGCTTTGACTGGATTGACGCCCCGGTAGACCTGATAGTCAATGGCACTTCAGCAAGCCTGGCGGGTGATGTCCCGGCGATTGCGGGTAGCTTGATCAAGCCTGGGCACACTGTGTGCTACGACATGATGTACGGCAAGGAACCCACTGCATTTAATCGTTGGGCCGCTGAGCAAGGCGCTGCGCGGACCATTGATGGCCTTGGGATGTTGGTCGAGCAAGCCGCTGAAGCCTTCTTTATCTGGCGCGGTGTACGCCCGGCAACAGGGCCGGTGCTGGCTGAGCTGCGGCGCTTACTGGCTGAGTAAGCGTCCTGCTAATCCTCGAAAACAATAGGACACTGCTCCGCGCCTTCTAGCTTTTGGATTTCTTCGAGCACCTGTGGCCGGGCTCGGCGAATGATCAAGTTGCGCTTTTGTCCGCGCAGGCGTCGGGCTTCTTGGTGAAGCATCTCAACCCCGGCGTAATCAATGAAGTTGACGTGGTGCGCATCGATAATCACCCGCTCGCCACGGCTGCGTTGAATGATCTGTTGCAGGTAGTGGCAAGCGCCAAAGAAGATCGAGCCTTCGACGCGCAACAACTCTTCGTTGCCGTCCTGCCAGAACTTCACGCGCGGCTGTGAGGTGCGTTTCAGGTAGAAAAACAGCGAAGCCAGCACCCCGGCATAGATTGCCGTTTGCAACTCCATTAACAGCGTTGCGGACAGGGTTAACAGCATCACCAGGAACTCTGAGCGGCTGACCCGGTAGAGCGCCTTAACTCCGCCAATATCCAGCAAACCCCAGCAGATCAGCAGGATTCCCGCCGCCATACAGGGCAGCGGAATGTGCTCGATCAACTTCGCGCCAAACAAGGCAAACAGCGCCACCAGAATTGCTGAGAACACCCCTGCCAGCGGCGAGCGTGCACCGGCCTGCAGGTTCAGCGCCGAGCGGGTAAACGAGCCCGCCGACAGTGAGCCGGAGAACCATGGGCCGATGATGTTGGATAAGCCTTGTGCGCGCACCTCTTGGTTGGCATCAAGGAATTGTTGCGATTTACTCGCCAGCGAGCGGGCAATCGATAAGCTGGTGACCAGCCCGAGCATGCCGCAGGCGATGGCTGCCGGGAGCAATTGCAGGATGCTCTCGAGATCAAAATCGAGCAACACCAGGGGCGGCAGTTTGCCCTCGAATGGGCTGACCAATGTGACATGTCCGAGTTGTTGCGGCAGGGCGAGCACCGCGAGACTGCCCACCACAAGGCTGACCAGCAACGCCGGTCCGCGCGGCCAGAATTGCTTGCACAATACGCTGACCGCCAGGGTAAATGCCGCCAGCGCGACCGAGCGCCAGTCGATTTCGTCGAGATGCTGGCCGATATTGACCAATGAGATGAGTGCGGTTTTTTGGCTTGGAATGTCGATGCCGAGCAAGTTTGGCAGTTGTCCCAGCGCGATCACCACTGCCGCTCCAAGGGTGAAACCGAGCACCACGGAGTGTGAGACGAAGTTGACCAAGGCGCCAAAGCGCATCAGCCCGAGCAGCCACTGGAATAACCCGGCAATAAAACTGAGTAGCAGGATCAGCGCGACAAAGTCATCACTGCCAGGCTTGGCCAGAGGGCTGACGCTGGTGAACAAGACAATCGAGATGGCCGCTGTTGGCCCGCAGATCAGGTGCCAGGATGAGCCCCAGAGTGAGGCAATAATCACCGGCACAATCGCTGCGTAAAGGCCGTACTCGGGTGGCAGCCCGGCAATCAGTGCGTAAGCAATGGATTGCGGCAATGCCAGAATCGCTCCGGTCAAACCGACCAGTGCGTCGTTACCCAGGGTTTTCCGGGGGGTAGTCGGCAGCCAGCGCAGAAACGGCAGCAGGCTTTGCAGGCTAGGTCGTCGCATCAGCGAGCTTGAACGTCTAAGTTGCTGTGCATGGCAAACCTGACCTTAAACAACTTAATAGTTCGCATCAGTATGGCGTATTCCGCAGCGGCTATTCCAGGCAGTGTTGAGTCGCGAGGTTGGTTTTGGTTCTTGCGCTTGGGTTTGTTCGGCCAAGCTCGACGGACTTAAGTCGAAAGCGCTTAAGCCCGCCCGTTCAGCACACCATTATAGCTTGGCTTGAACTGCTTTGAGACCGTCGCCACCGTCGAGGGTTTTAACCCCATCGAGCCAGCCTTTGACAACTTCCGGATTGGCCGCCATCCAGGCTTTGACTGCTTCGCTGTTGCTCGCTTGCTTGCTCAGGACTTTGTCCATCACCGTGTTTTCCATTTCCTGGGTGAAACTGAGGTTGCTCAACAGTTTGCCAACATTCGGGCACTGCTCTGCGTAACCTTTACGAGCGAGGGTGTTAACACTGCCGGTTTCGCCAAAATAGGCTTCGCCGC
Proteins encoded:
- a CDS encoding SulP family inorganic anion transporter, whose protein sequence is MRRPSLQSLLPFLRWLPTTPRKTLGNDALVGLTGAILALPQSIAYALIAGLPPEYGLYAAIVPVIIASLWGSSWHLICGPTAAISIVLFTSVSPLAKPGSDDFVALILLLSFIAGLFQWLLGLMRFGALVNFVSHSVVLGFTLGAAVVIALGQLPNLLGIDIPSQKTALISLVNIGQHLDEIDWRSVALAAFTLAVSVLCKQFWPRGPALLVSLVVGSLAVLALPQQLGHVTLVSPFEGKLPPLVLLDFDLESILQLLPAAIACGMLGLVTSLSIARSLASKSQQFLDANQEVRAQGLSNIIGPWFSGSLSAGSFTRSALNLQAGARSPLAGVFSAILVALFALFGAKLIEHIPLPCMAAGILLICWGLLDIGGVKALYRVSRSEFLVMLLTLSATLLMELQTAIYAGVLASLFFYLKRTSQPRVKFWQDGNEELLRVEGSIFFGACHYLQQIIQRSRGERVIIDAHHVNFIDYAGVEMLHQEARRLRGQKRNLIIRRARPQVLEEIQKLEGAEQCPIVFED
- the dprA gene encoding DNA-processing protein DprA, with product MSQHLSKTAAPSPAETEARIRLHCLPELGPKRFKKLLSAFDSASSALSAPASAWRTLGLPAACSDARRSSEVREQANTTLQWLEDPDNQLLMWDSDRYPALLAELSDAPPLLFIRGDASLLELPQLAMVGSRRASAPGLDTAHSFAKSLAAGGFVITSGLALGIDGAAHQGALDAQGKTVAVLGTGLQHMYPARHRRLAADIVTNGGALVSELPLNSPAHASNFPRRNRIISGLSLGVLVVEASPSSGSLITARLAAEQGREVYAIPGSIHHPGARGCHQLIRDGASLVESIEHILEALRGWQQISSSAECPAPARHPLLDLLFAAPQSTEVLVLSSGWPLSDVLAALTEFELEGRVSCEAGRWYAR
- the hemF gene encoding oxygen-dependent coproporphyrinogen oxidase — translated: MSDRTEAVKAYLLDLQDRICTALQAEDGSSQFIEDAWQRPAGGGGRTRVIENGGLIEKGGVNFSHVFGTGLPPSASAHRPELAGRGFEAMGVSLVIHPTNPHVPTSHANVRFFIAEKEGEEAVWWFGGGFDLTPYYANEEDCVHWHRVAQKACEPFGADVYPRYKEWCDRYFHIKHRNEPRGIGGLFFDDLNEWDFDTSFAFLRAIGDAYLEAYLPIVQRRKATAYTEQQREFQAFRRGRYVEFNLVYDRGTLFGLQSGGRTESILMSLPPHVRWGYDWKAEPGTEEARLTDYYLTDRDWLAKL
- a CDS encoding NADPH:quinone reductase, which codes for MTKRIQFSSHGGPEVLEFVDHQPAAPGAGEVRVQNQAIGLNFIDTYFRSGLYQPPGLPSGLGTEGAGIVEAVGAGVSQFQVGDRVAYATGPLGAYSQLHVLPASKLVKLPDAISFEQAAAVMLKGLTVQYLLRQTFELQGGETVLFHAAAGGVGSFACQWAKALDVKLIGTVSTAEKAERAMQQGAWATIDYSHENVAERVLELTDGKKCPVVYDGVGKDTWSTSLDCVAPRGLLVSFGNASGAVSGVNLGILAQKGALYVTRPTLASYADTPERLQAMADELFGMISSGKLHVEISQRYPLAEAAQAQIALSARQTTGSTILLP
- the aroE gene encoding shikimate dehydrogenase, producing MDRYGVFGNPIGHSKSPLIHKLFAEQTNQQLSYEALLAPLDGFSDFAQGFFSEGKGANVTVPFKEQAFALADTLSARAQRAGAVNTLKKLLDGTLVGDNTDGAGLVRDLQINASFFLRGKRILVLGAGGAVRGIIEPFMAEQPSSVVIANRTVEKAEQLAQQFADLGPVVASGFDWIDAPVDLIVNGTSASLAGDVPAIAGSLIKPGHTVCYDMMYGKEPTAFNRWAAEQGAARTIDGLGMLVEQAAEAFFIWRGVRPATGPVLAELRRLLAE
- a CDS encoding L-threonylcarbamoyladenylate synthase encodes the protein MVNSWQVQQAARVVMQGGVIAYPTEAVWGLGCDPWDELAVERLLALKNRPMHKGLILVADNIHQFDFLIEDLPDIWQDRLASMWPGPTTWLVPHQDRLPEWITGQHNSVALRVSDHPLVRELCALTGPLVSTSANPAGRPAARSRLRIEQYFPRQLDKVLNGVLGGRKNPSLIRDLISGDVVRPS